A single genomic interval of Sphaerodactylus townsendi isolate TG3544 linkage group LG08, MPM_Stown_v2.3, whole genome shotgun sequence harbors:
- the GPR160 gene encoding probable G-protein coupled receptor 160: MAAAFWENWSFVHFRYGHIFQPPEPSRALLLIMLGKVLLNLFLLRVRRQTLRESFMVHFCISLALLDLVLLATMSFIFYFRDFMLLGIRFTTYHICLLGQIMALTYGVLHYPIALMAALDYYLIITRTSQLPKMCWRLLYTVIVVLTWISVLCYVLTLPSSTMGPDLYSSEYQCPFYISSQSYWLSLGMLLIICLVFVVRWSEVKDMVQPIKLIWYRDEAVLFFPRVPECSPRDCAKHFLTRLLVCFLGNWAPFVLLQMLIVSLDVQIPAYIEMNVPWLYFVNSFLIAVVYWIRCRQMKLTEEVWDVDPFVSWKFCFVPSHSPNTDEAQKPTSEIVIC, from the coding sequence ATGGCTGCCGCGTTCTGGGAGAACTGGTCCTTTGTGCATTTCCGATATGGCCACATCTTTCAGCCTCCTGAGCCAAGCAGAGCCCTGCTGCTCATCATGCTTGGGAAAGTCTTGCTCAATCTATTCCTTCTGAGAGTCAGAAGACAGACTCTACGTGAGAGCTTTATGGTTCACTTCTGCATTTCACTGGCCCTCCTGGACTTGGTGCTCCTGGCAACCATGTCTTTCATCTTCTACTTCCGCGACTTCATGCTTTTGGGGATCCGGTTCACCACATACCACATCTGCCTTTTGGGTCAGATTATGGCCCTTACCTACGGGGTCTTACATTACCCCATTGCTTTGATGGCTGCCTTGGATTATTACTTGATAATCACGAGAACTTCTCAGCTTCCAAAGATGTGCTGGAGATTGTTGTACACAGTCATTGTGGTCTTAACGTGGATTTCAGTTCTCTGTTACGTTCTGACATTGCCGAGCAGCACCATGGGGCCTGACCTTTACagttctgaataccagtgccctTTTTACATCAGCAGTCAGAGCTACTGGCTCTCACTAGGTATGCTGTTGATCATCTGTCTGGTTTTTGTAGTGCGGTGGTCAGAAGTGAAGGATATGGTGCAGCCAATTAAGCTGATTTGGTATCGGGACGAGGCTGTGCTGTTCTTCCCTCGTGTGCCTGAATGCAGCCCCCGAGACTGTGCGAAGCATTTCTTGACCCGCCTGCTAGTCTGCTTTCTTGGCAACTGGGCACCTTTTGTCCTCCTCCAAATGCTCATTGTGTCACTCGACGTTCAGATTCCCGCCTACATAGAGATGAACGTTCCGTGGCTTTACTTCGTCAACAGTTTTCTCATTGCAGTTGTGTATTGGATCAGGTGTCGGCAGATGAAGCTGACCGAAGAAGTCTGGGATGTTGACCCGTTTGTCAGCTGGAAATTCTGCTTTGTCCCTTCCCACTCTCCAAATACAGATGAAGCTCAAAAACCCACTAGCGAAATTGTGATCTGTTAG